From Argopecten irradians isolate NY chromosome 2, Ai_NY, whole genome shotgun sequence, the proteins below share one genomic window:
- the LOC138316208 gene encoding zinc finger homeobox protein 4-like: MDFEPLSPTPGTQPSPDMALTLTSAPNSYGGKLSPITKYHIEQGSESGRLFNSKSLGESDTTNLSLKFKLPVPGNTETTNGSGSAESGMDSSDSISSASPPGKEEEDEEMNEEEEESLVKDDEPVDCANCDSGYPSLQSYMDHKCSGSDPATFRRRPSLERTNLTSSNNVEDDFSDGESFDGKIVYNSDGSAYIIEGGDSDLSDLDSIIDLPHQEGIIIDRKGSDIHSQVSAFPYVANAFFVPRNPASVLNSIYSAPSSHPYPHQAPMMFSYRVYDVRSGKTKTEEADSDMDCSATADRISTSEAGKGWTSVPTKPILMCFICKLSFGYAKSFTAHAETEHSMTLNSEEVTIMSQKNSSAIIQCVGKEKEPLMSFLEPKPGKSLTSNEVLSPSAKPSSQEMVSPTNMLCSSYPGSLKDTTSVSFVYSKPKLSDNLIANSSPLMMQLKSEKLHDPSTQGLSDPKRSEVTGGSAKSGVNHGAMLDCASVHSQGTKFNNLSETSGNLDHSAGSEFDLESSSVKGVLPQGENVYPNSNNHRQSLGTSSSASFSVPSLTMSLPIATSHPSSSVFLGVCEDHPQGRAQGVECPKCDMILSSSQSLGGHMTMMHSRNSCKTLKCPKCNWHYKYQETLEIHMKEKHPDNDQQCIYCMTNQSHPRLARGESYSCGYKPYRCEVCNYSTTTKGNLSIHMQSDKHLNNVQELANGGEVKMPPQQPVQTETVVQQMKKNKPKPTWKCDVCNYETNVARNLRIHMTSEKHTHNMMVLQQNMKHMQRDMQIQQLNQLMLLQNDPSFLAGMSSPMTSQGNIPFGYDQGMMMANMQGPYGEIPMDLRKENGGMGVAFDPQTPDAARMYSCCVCNSYATDSLESLHQHLQLDRTKQREQENISVSQGTYMCSLCTYKTNLKANFQLHCKTDKHLQRLQLVNHIKEGGASNEWRLKYLNVSNPVQVRCNSCDYYTNSIHKLQIHTGNPRHESNAQLFVHLQMCETKLNAKSKYYYCSLCKFSTRAKLNLIQHVRSLRHLRSEGIKQIQMKEDGQVDIDPGEIYMVKEYDEGKDKILFDDEDGEGESEETRTLVHENDLQERKADTPGLYHNNNNPTTKSITVNSTSTAESTNTEGGEEHIHVCPYCDYSSVNEVRIQAHIFSQHSQQPKEICCPLCQEEFKEKSRLEKHLTSMHNVKPEGLHRLLLMVDKGDWIMPPTNAIGHSSVIPQLPIDESEEINMEALEAEAAKMAAEDAIDTTAGTDKISDDDQYRCQTCSKTFSNIDALYAHQNELGHLELKQTPRGPGYLCWKKGCNQYFKTATALQVHFREIHAKRQPGTGLEHQVYKFRCNQCSLAFKSPDKLQLHQQYHLIRAATRCSYCASTFSSIAALRKHIEVDHTDLSEAEREQHSIVLNESSAALSSLIQTARLEKVLGGGCPSSPTEGSGVVNSEESPDMATDCSKTDVNSNETGEKVLSKPEMMDTNSNEGINLSVDNGDENSASSPDSAIKEEGTDGNYKEQQFLEDYINSQAIAEGSYEDPSRKYKCHRCKLAFTKQNYLTAHNKTLLHRRGDKLSYPMEKYLDPNRPYKCDVCKESFTQKNILLVHYNSVSHLHKHRQVLQQGGTSTSSQSPQLPSSHPQTSQPPQNPTETTTSTSSSGPPSPSNPTSASPVSAESDKSKPYKCNICKASYSQGSTLDIHIRSVAHQTKASKLQELVLTGQVDLSQPLIEQPNDKNISPQHQKKILAEILQQQPLMSVNSSQPLIFPGITAGLSGITTGLPPMSLLPGLPQVVTTAAQNGTLGESVSSQQSSSTKTLSNETTSASSSNHKNSQESSSSSSSHIKKETGLSIKKDTDISDSITSIPFSVQSQQHQQLVMQSYLSQQGSNPGPLAIASQSQSAIMKPRNFASRLKTQVQRNLLENIGFECVMHFNEFNQRTKPGMKTDEGEIEGEKKEKEMEVDQHEMVPVKTEKEEEDAEAYQSDLPELNKCICSTCLKEFSSVWVLKAHQEEVHKEVVPIDMIEDFGEKFRCDLEKKQPKEADIAPNTTAQAELANAQQSGETANDNNSSQEMPPPPPPPPQMSPHMDISSVMPMHMPFAMAMNMPFAMAMNMQPPLMPMMFPLGTEKMVSPSTSQAENNLQQIQKQQQLAQHAAAMQNQKRARTRINDEQLKILRKHFDINNSPSEEQILKMSEQSGLPTKVIKHWFRNTLFKERQRNKDSPYNFNNPPSTTLDLEEYEKTGKLPMMEDKLLEDDVVVKKEDEDEMPIPMETKISPLDVTPVIPNPLPSVQEIKTEPRSVEPPRPQTPDMSDSGESMISMSGAPSMTSTPTPNTFILPPMAPCNTEEIRPRFESSPSYSKRANRTRFSDYQVKVLQEYFEQNAYPKDDELDHLSNMLNLSPRVIVVWFQNARQKARKIYENQPQSGGDSSNQENQVSPYNRTPGLNYQCKKCSAVFQRYYDLIRHQKKSCTSDGGACGGAGGDKSQTSMSVTEDDSDSWSTLSQDDANQSESGSANSLEHSVERDSEGIKYKCEKCLLSFERFDLWQEHQNVHTMNPSLFSDLQSNSAFGVLQSMAAAQQQETKNVLKRKLEEEREEDMYDQPRDKRLRTTILPEQLDYLYQKYQVDCNPSRKQLENISKDVGLKKRVVQVWFQNTRARERKGQYRAHQQLIHKRCPFCRALFRAKSALESHLATKHPEEMAKGDINIDTIPDAAIESPGGSQLSPGSLMSPSGNSVELNRLMSPPRMQSFLPIMQPTSMPMGMSSLGDPLQLSMKQFYEDSFKKYMTELSTTGRQKEGSVTTPTESIPTPSKHETTTSSSSSHARLNSSASDYEAPLDLSKPLRVNTDTEKSSDGASTDLSDRSTEGFSSSRRSDDMFTSKHSISDSFSSSKDSSKTSSPSMERSSHLTPPMGKRYRTQMTSVQVRIMKQVFVDYKTPTMAECEMLGREIGLPKRVVQVWFQNARAKEKKHKLTMPNSYSNVDFHKPPEECSLCKFKYSHKYTIQDHIFTKKHIEKVKGYIQNQSDTERDITSQSPIPDPMRQQRDMERMRKAWDEAAASSQPHLSQLQAMGLNALGLPSVSMSGLGGSFLPNDLMPDVKKLEHKKSSEKSTEKREADKRTPAKKESNAGDVQMSLANLSAHLMSPMAGMLPGFDPSMMPYMYPGLPGYLPGMGIPFLQPGLIPGADPLLPYDPLTFGTPLPLLQIPHQAIKDVGVKLMEPKATIAQYTQDCKSISSLRSLVRGVDYSCARESTVDVGYICKKCQMVYPAKEACVTHQRTICFPGGKYPENVNPMLKLEQIQYECRLCTDTFSTVQEYKSHCQLDSHMAKTARLQHKSAISPGSATKPVDSGSDKHVTLSTKSPSSSNNSSSSPLPKADASLNISGSSSVVDDISEETSNKTE, encoded by the exons TGCTGATAGGATATCTACCTCAGAGGCAGGTAAGGGTTGGACCTCCGTGCCAACAAAACCTATTCTcatgtgttttatatgtaaacTGTCGTTCGGTTACGCAAAGTCTTTCACAGCGCATGCTGAAACAGAGCATTCAATGACACTTAACAGCGAAGAGGTGACAATCATGTCTCAGAAGAATTCATCCGCCATTATACAATGTGTGGGCAAGGAGAAAGAACCACTCATGTCATTTTTGGAGCCCAAACCTGGGAAGTCACTTACATCTAACGAAGTCCTATCCCCTTCTGCCAAACCTTCTTCACAAGAAATGGTGTCACCCACAAACATGTTATGTTCCAGCTACCCCGGTAGCCTGAAGGACACAACTTCTGTCAGTTTCGTGTACTCCAAGCCAAAGCTTTCAGACAACCTCATAGCTAACTCAAGTCCACTGATGATGCAGTTGAAATCAGAGAAATTACATGACCCTAGTACTCAGGGATTATCTGACCCTAAGAGGTCAGAGGTCACAGGGGGCAGTGCCAAGTCAGGGGTTAACCATGGTGCTATGCTGGACTGTGCTAGTGTTCATAGTCAAGGGACAAAATTTAACAACCTCAGTGAAACCTCAGGAAATTTGGATCATAGTGCGGGCTCAGAATTTGATCTTGAATCTTCGTCAGTGAAGGGCGTGTTGCCTCAAGGTGAGAACGTCTACCCGAACTCTAATAACCACAGACAAAGTCTAGGTACATCCTCTAGTGCTTCCTTTTCTGTGCCATCTCTTACCATGTCGTTGCCAATTGCAACAAGCCACCCATCCTCCTCAGTGTTCCTCGGGGTGTGTGAGGACCACCCACAGGGCCGTGCCCAGGGTGTCGAATGCCCCAAGTGCGACATGATTCTGAGCTCCTCTCAGTCACTCGGTGGTCACATGACCATGATGCATTCTCGTAACTCATGCAAGACACTCAAGTGTCCGAAGTGTAACTGGCATTACAAGTACCAGGAAACTCTGGAGATCCATATGAAAGAGAAACATCCCGATAATGACCAGCAGTGTATCTACTGCATGACGAACCAGTCACATCCTCGCCTCGCTCGTGGGGAGAGCTACTCATGTGGCTACAAACCTTATCGATGTGAGGTATGCAACTACAGCACAACCACCAAAGGAAACCTCAGCATTCACATGCAGTCggacaaacatctaaacaacgTACAAGAGCTGGCCAATGGAGGTGAAGTGAAAATGCCGCCTCAACAGCCTGTTCAAACCGAAACTGTTGTACAACAGATGAAGAAGAACAAACCCAAACCCACATGGAAATGTGATGTCTGTAACTACGAAACCAACGTGGCCAGGAATCTGCGGATTCACATGACGAGCGAGAAGCATACACATAACATGATGGTTCTTCAACAGAATATGAAACATATGCAACGAGACATGCAGATTCAACAGCTCAACCAATTGATGCTGTTGCAAAATGATCCTTCATTCCTAGCTGGCATGTCATCCCCTATGACATCACAAGGGAACATTCCCTTTGGCTATGACCAGGGTATGATGATGGCAAACATGCAAGGACCGTATGGTGAAATACCAATGGATCTCAGAAAGGAAAACGGGGGAATGGGTGTGGCATTTGACCCTCAAACCCCTGATGCAGCAAGAATGTACTCCTGCTGTGTTTGTAACTCATACGCAACTGACTCTCTCGAATCTCTTCATCAGCATTTACAACTGGACCGCACCAAGCAGCGTGAGCAAGAGAACATCAGTGTGTCACAGGGTACATACATGTGCAGTCTCTGTACCTACAAGACCAACCTGAAGGCCAACTTCCAGCTGCACTGCAAGACCGACAAGCATTTGCAGCGACTTCAGCTGGTCAACCACATCAAAGAGGGAGGAGCCAGTAATGAGTGGCGACTTAAATACCTCAATGTCAGTAACCCGGTACAGGTCCGCTGTAACTCTTGTGACTACTACACCAACAGTATTCATAAGCTGCAGATCCACACCGGTAATCCACGCCATGAAAGCAACGCACAACTCTTCGTACACCTCCAGATGTGTGAGACCAAACTCAACGCCAAGTCGAAATACTACTACTGTAGCCTGTGTAAATTTTCTACCCGCGCCAAACTCAACTTGATCCAGCACGTACGTTCACTCCGCCATCTGCGCAGTGAGGGCATCAAACAGATCCAAATGAAGGAGGATGGACAGGTGGACATAGACCCCGGCGAGATCTACATGGTCAAGGAGTATGATGAGGGAAAGGACAAGATTCTGTTTGATGATGAAG atGGAGAAGGGGAGAGTGAAGAGACGAGAACTTTAGTCCATGAGAATGATCTACAGGAGAGAAAAGCTGACACTCCTGGACTTTACCACAATAACAACAACCCAACCACAAAGTCCATCACCGTAAACTCTACCAGTACAGCAG AATCAACTAACACTGAAGGTGGGGAAGAGCACATCCATGTATGTCCCTACTGTGACTATAGCAGTGTGAATGAGGTCCGAATCCAGGCCCACATTTTCTCCCAGCATTCACAGCAACCCAAGGAAATCTGCTGCCCTCTTTGTCAGGAGGAATTCAAGGAAAAGTCTCGCCTTGAAAAGCACCTTACTTCCATGCACAACGTCAAACCAGAGGGACTTCATCGTCTGCTTTTGATGGTTGACAAGGGTGATTGGATCATGCCTCCAACCAATGCCATCGGGCACTCCTCTGTCATTCCCCAGCTTCCGATCGACGAATCAGAGGAAATAAACATGGAAGCCTTGGAGGCTGAAGCAGCCAAGATGGCAGCAGAAGATG CTATAGACACTACTGCTGGCACTGACAAAATCAGTGATGACGACCAGTACAGATGTCAAACTTGTTCAAAGACTTTTAGTAACATTGATGCTCTGTACGCTCACCAAAATGAGCTAGGACATTTAGAGCTGAAGCAAACACCCAGAGGACCAGGATACTTGTGTTGGAAAAAAGGTTGTAACCAGTACTTTAAGACGGCTACAGCGCTACAAGTTCACTTCCGTGAAATCCATGCCAAAAGGCAACCAGGCACTGGACTGGAACACCAAGTGTATAAATTCAGGTGTAATCAgtgcagcctcgctttcaaatcTCCCGACAAACTCCAGCTTCACCAACAATATCACCTCATTCGTGCAGCTACCAGGTGTAGCTACTGTGCCAGTACTTTTTCATCTATTGCTGCATTAAGGAAGCATATTGAAGTAGACCACACTGATTTATCAGAGGCTGAGAGAGAGCAGCATAGTATTGTTCTCAACGAAAGTTCAGCAGCTCTGTCAAGCTTAATACAGACAGCCAGGTTGGAGAAGGTTCTGGGTGGCGGATGTCCCTCCTCTCCAACAGAGGGCAGTGGTGTTGTCAACTCAGAGGAATCACCCGATATGGCAACAGATTGTTCAAAGACTGATGTGAATTCCAATGAGACTGGAGAGAAGGTCTTGTCTAAGCCAGAAATGATGGACACAAATTCCAACGAGGGGATCAACCTCTCTGTGGACAACGGTGATGAAAATAGTGCCAGTTCTCCTGACAGTGCCATAAAGGAGGAAGGTACTGATGGGAATTATAAAGAACAGCAGTTCCTGGAGGACTACATAAATAGCCAGGCTATTGCTGAGGGGAGCTATGAGGACCCATCACGCAAATACAAATGTCACCGCTGTAAACTGGCATTTACTAAGCAGAACTATCTCACTGCTCATAACAAAACTCTTCTTCATCGTCGCGGGGACAAATTAAGTTACCCCATGGAGAAATACCTTGACCCCAACAGGCCGTACAAGTGTGATGTGTGTAAGGAATCCTTCACTCAGAAAAACATCCTTCTGGTCCACTACAACTCTGTCTCTCATCTTCACAAACATCGACAGGTATTGCAGCAGGGCGGCACTTCCACCTCATCACAATCGCCACAACTGCCAAGTTCTCATCCACAGACTTCACAGCCTCCTCAGAACCCGACGGAGACAACAACATCAACCTCATCATCTGGTCCCCCTTCACCCAGCAATCCAACATCAGCATCACCCGTGTCAGCTGAATCTGATAAATCCAAgccatacaaatgtaatatctGTAAAGCCTCATACAGTCAAGGGTCAACACTGGACATCCATATCCGGTCAGTGGCACACCAGACTAAGGCTTCTAAACTTCAGGAACTTGTGCTGACTGGACAGGTGGACTTGTCTCAACCTCTCATTGAACAGCCAAATGACAAGAACATCTCACCACAGCATCAGAAAAAGATTCTGGCCGAGATTCTCCAGCAACAACCTCTCATGTCAGTCAATAGCAGCCAGCCACTGATATTTCCAGGGATTACTGCCGGCCTCTCAGGCATTACAACCGGACTTCCACCCATGTCCTTACTGCCAGGACTTCCCCAAGTTGTCACAACAGCAGCACAGAACGGTACATTAGGAGAATCTGTGTCTAGTCAACAATCATCATCTACAAAAACATTATCAAACGAAACCACATCAGCTTCATCATCTAATCATAAAAACAGCCAAGAATCATCGTCGTCATCTTCATCACACATCAAGAAAGAAACTGGATTAAGCATTAAGAAGGATACTGATATATCCGACAGCATTACATCTATACCATTCAGTGTTCAGTCTCAGCAGCACCAACAGTTGGTGATGCAATCCTACCTCAGTCAGCAAGGTTCCAACCCTGGTCCATTGGCCATAGCATCCCAGTCCCAATCGGCCATCATGAAGCCACGAAACTTTGCCAGTCGTTTGAAGACACAGGTCCAAAGAAACCTTTTGGAAAACATTGGGTTTGAGTGTGTGATGCACTTTAATGAGTTTAATCAACGCACAAAGCCTGGTATGAAGACAGATGAAGGAGAAATAGAAggagagaaaaaagaaaaagaaatggaGGTGGACCAACATGAAATGGTTCCTGTCAAAACTGAAAAAGAAGAAGAGGATGCTGAGGCCTATCAATCAGACCTTCCTGAACTTAACAAGTGTATATGTAGCACATGTCTAAAGGAATTCTCCAGTGTATGGGTGCTGAAGGCCCACCAGGAGGAAGTCCACAAGGAAGTTGTTCCCATTGACATGATTGAGGACTTCGGTGAGAAATTCAGATGCGATTTGGAAAAGAAACAACCTAAGGAAGCAGATATTGCACCCAACACAACAGCACAAGCCGAGCTGGCAAATGCTCAGCAGAGTGGAGAGACAGCAAATGACAATAACTCGAGTCAGGAGATGCCTCCTCCCCCTCCTCCACCTCCACAAATGAGCCCTCACATGGACATCTCATCTGTCATGCCAATGCACATGCCATTTGCTATGGCGATGAATATGCCATTTGCTATGGCGATGAACATGCAGCCCCCGTTAATGCCAATGATGTTCCCACTTGGTACTGAGAAAATGGTGTCTCCATCTACCAGTCAAGCTGAAAACAACCTACAACAAATACAGAAGCAGCAGCAGCTTGCTCAGCATGCTGCAGCCATGCAGAACCAGAAACGGGCTCGCACCAGAATTAATGATGAACAATTAAAAATTCTCCgtaaacattttgacattaaTAACTCACCGAGTGAGGAGCAGATTCTGAAGATGTCTGAGCAGTCTGGACTCCCAACAAAGGTGATCAAACATTGGTTCAGGAATACACTATTCAAGGAAAGACAAAGGAACAAAGACTCCCCATACAACTTCAATAATCCTCCATCCACCACCTTGGATCTTGAGGAATACGAAAAAACAGGGAAGCTTCCAATGATGGAAGATAAATTACTCGAAGATGACGTTGTTGTCAAAAAGGAAGATGAGGATGAAATGCCTATTCCCATGGAAACTAAAATTTCCCCATTAGATGTCACCCCAGTTATTCCAAATCCCTTGCCAAGTGTCCAGGAGATAAAGACTGAGCCACGAAGTGTGGAGCCCCCGCGACCTCAGACTCCAGACATGAGCGATAGTGGTGAGAGTATGATCAGCATGTCTGGAGCACCATCAATGACGTCAACACCAACACCCAACACATTCATCCTACCTCCCATGGCTCCGTGTAACACAGAAGAAATCCGGCCTCGATTTGAATCCTCACCCTCGTACTCCAAACGAGCTAACCGTACACGATTCAGTGACTATCAGGTTAAAGTTCTACAGGAATACTTTGAACAGAATGCTTATCCAAAGGATGATGAACTTGACCATCTTTCCAACATGCTTAATCTTAGCCCAAGAGTGATTGTAGTGTGGTTCCAAAATGCTAGACAGAAAGCAAGAAAGATATATGAAAACCAGCCTCAGTCTGGAGGCGATTCCTCAAATCAGGAAAATCAGGTTTCGCCATACAACCGAACTCCTGGTCTCAACTACCAGTGCAAAAAGTGCTCAGCTGTGTTCCAGCGGTATTATGATCTGATCCGCCACCAGAAGAAGTCCTGTACCTCAGACGGTGGTGCCTGTGGTGGAGCTGGAGGTGACAAGTCACAAACATCCATGAGTGTGACAGAGGATGATAGCGACTCCTGGTCGACTCTGTCACAAGACGATGCCAACCAATCAGAGTCTGGTTCTGCCAATTCCCTCGAACATTCCGTAGAGAGAGATTCAGAAGGAATTAAATATAAGTGTGAGAAATGCTTGCTGTCATTTGAAAGATTTGACCTTTGGCAAGAGCACCAGAATGTTCACACAATGAATCCAAGTCTTTTCTCAGATCTTCAGTCTAACAGTGCATTCGGTGTCCTGCAATCAATGGCTGCAGCGCAGCAACAGGAAACGAAAAATGTTCTCAAGAGAAAGTTGGAAGAAGAAAGAGAGGAGGATATGTATGATCAACCAAGAGACAAGCGCCTACGAACCACGATTCTTCCTGAACAACTGGATTATCTGTATCAAAAATACCAAGTAGACTGCAATCCCAGTCGTAAACAGCTGGAAAATATTTCCAAAGATGTTGGTCTGAAAAAGCGAGTTGTACAGGTCTGGTTTCAGAACACTCGAGCCAGAGAACGTAAGGGTCAGTATCGTGCTCACCAACAGCTGATCCACAAACGCTGTCCATTCTGTCGAGCATTGTTTCGTGCGAAATCTGCATTAGAGTCGCATCTTGCCACTAAACATCCAGAGGAGATGGCAAAGGGAGATATCAACATTGATACCATTCCTGATGCAGCCATTGAGAGTCCTGGTGGATCACAGTTGTCTCCAGGCTCACTTATGTCACCAAGTGGTAACTCTGTCGAACTTAACCGCCTCATGTCACCTCCCAGGATGCAATCCTTCCTCCCAATCATGCAGCCAACCAGCATGCCAATGGGAATGAGCTCGCTTGGAGATCCCCTTCAGCTTTCAATGAAACAATTTTATGAAGATTCGTTCAAGAAATACATGACTGAGCTGAGTACTACTGGTCGTCAGAAGGAGGGTTCTGTAACCACGCCAACTGAGTCAATTCCAACACCATCAAAGCATGAGACAACAACAAGCAGTAGTAGTAGTCATGCTCGATTAAACAGCAGTGCTAGTGACTACGAAGCTCCACTGGACCTCAGTAAGCCCTTACGTGTCAACACTGATACAGAGAAGTCCTCCGATGGTGCATCAACAGACCTCAGCGACAGGAGTACCGAGGGATTCAGTTCATCTCGAAGATCAGACGACATGTTTACCAGTAAACATTCCATCAGTGATAGTTTCAGTAGCAGCAAAGATTCAAGCAAAACTTCATCTCCGTCTATGGAAAGATCTTCTCACCTCACCCCACCCATGGGCAAACGCTACCGAACCCAGATGACAAGTGTACAAGTTCGGATTATGAAACAGGTTTTTGTTGACTACAAGACACCAACAATGGCTGAATGTGAAATGCTAGGAAGAGAGATTGGTCTACCAAAGCGTGTGGTACAGGTTTGGTTCCAGAATGCACGAGCCAAGGAGAAGAAACACAAACTGACCATGCCTAACAGTTACAGTAATGTAGACTTCCACAAGCCCCCTGAGGAATGTTCTCTGTGTAAATTTAAATACTCGCACAAGTATACCATCCAGGACCACATCTTTACCAAGAAGCACATAGAGAAAGTGAAAGGCTACATTCAGAACCAGTCAGACACAGAGCGAGACATCACCTCACAGTCTCCCATCCCCGACCCCATGAGACAACAACGGGACATGGAGAGGATGAGGAAAGCCTGGGACGAAGCTGCAGCCTCCTCTCAACCTCATCTGTCCCAACTACAGGCCATGGGACTCAACGCACTGGGACTGCCATCTGTATCTATGTCAG GCTTGGGTGGTTCATTCCTTCCAAACGACCTGATGCCAGATGTGAAAAAATTGGAGCATAAGAAATCCAGTGAGAAGAGTACCGAGAAGCGGGAGGCAGACAAACGGACACCAG CGAAGAAGGAGTCCAATGCTGGTGATGTCCAAATGTCCCTTGCCAATCTGAGTGCCCATCTGATGTCTCCAATGGCTGGCATGTTACCCGGGTTTGACCCCAGCATGATGCCGTACATGTACCCCGGGTTACCTGGTTACCTCCCAGGAATGGGCATCCCCTTCCTACAGCCTGGACTTATCCCTG GTGCAGACCCACTTCTACCCTACGACCCCCTGACATTTGGAACACCTCTACCTTTACTGCAGATTCCACACCAAGCCATTAAAGATGTTGGTGTCAAACTGATGGAACCTAAAGCTACCATTGCTCAATACACACAGGACTGTAAGTCTATCTCAAGTCTGCGTTCGTTGGTGCGAGGCGTTGATTACAGCTGTGCACGTGAATCCACTGTTGACGTTGGCTACATCTGTAAGAAATGCCAAATGGTGTACCCAGCCAAGGAGGCCTGTGTGACACATCAGAGAACCATTTGTTTCCCTGGCGGAAAATACCCCGAAAATGTGAACCCGATGCTGAAGCTAGAACAGATTCAGTATGAATGTCGACTGTGTACAGATACATTCTCAACTGTTCAGGAGTATAAGTCTCATTGTCAGCTTGACTCGCACATGGCCAAAACTGCAAGGCTGCAACACAAGTCAGCCATTTCACCAGGTAGTGCGACCAAACCTGTGGACAGTGGGTCCGACAAACACGTCACCCTAAGTACTAAGTCTCCAAGCTCTTCCAATAACTCATCATCCTCCCCATTGCCAAAAGCTGATGCAAGTTTAAATATATCCGGCTCCAGTAGTGTAGTAGATGACATTTCTGAGGAGACGTCAAACAAGACCGAATGA